A region of the Bacteroidales bacterium genome:
GATTTACCTTCACGTGGCGAACCCTCCCTCAACACCTCCACATAGCCCGCTAGATACCTTGTATCCGGTGGAATAATGCGGGATACGGGAAACGAATTAGCACAAATCATAGGTCGTTTCGCAGAACAGTATATTGAAAAATACCAGCCCAATAGTTTTATCATACGAACCCTTGATGCGTTGCAACAGTGTCGGACCTTGGCCCTTGGCGGGCACAAAGAGAAATGCGATTGTTGCGACCGGGAACGGATAAGTTACAACAGTTGC
Encoded here:
- a CDS encoding transposase zinc-binding domain-containing protein, with amino-acid sequence MRDTGNELAQIIGRFAEQYIEKYQPNSFIIRTLDALQQCRTLALGGHKEKCDCCDRERISYNSCRNRHCPKCQAAKQAFWVEDRMKEALTEPEPSSAYSLPGSGCRTHPQGKSETNHQTG